One Oryza brachyantha chromosome 3, ObraRS2, whole genome shotgun sequence DNA segment encodes these proteins:
- the LOC102704602 gene encoding golgin subfamily A member 6-like protein 22: MEANHASRGRRTLEEIRQKRAAERMQQQHNPAATAASHFDPYGNPVAGQELLGRLKELENGNMALERENQILLSKIAEKEVEKDSLVNRLNDLERNLVPSLKKAVNDVSLEKDAAVVAKEDALTQLRSMKKRLKEAEEEQYRAEEDSASLRAQLNTLQQQAMSNSYSGFPVGVPHEQVLAMEKEIENLQAQLKQESLLRQQDQQKLSEESLFRQQEQEKLTEEQSRAASLTAEKKELEEKIAALTKKASDEASEFAARKAFSMEDREKLESQLHDMALMVERLEGSRQKLLMEIDSQSSEIEKLFEENSALSTSYQETVAVTMQWENQVKDCLRQNDELRSHLEKLRLEQATLLKTSNTSIQPDGQNESSISVPPEFVTENLALKDQLIKEQSRSEGLSAEIMKLSAELRKAVQAQNNLTRLYRLVLRDIGSNLMKMKQETYATIQ, from the exons ATGGAAGCTAATCACGCCTCGCGGGGGCGCCGCACC CTGGAGGAGATCCGGCAGAAGAGAGCCGCCGAGaggatgcagcagcagcacaacccagccgccaccgcggcgTCCCATTTCGACCCCTACG GGAACCCAGTAGCCGGACAAGag CTTCTTGGTCGACTTAAAGAACTTGAAAATGGTAACATGGCATTGGAGAGGGAAAACCAAATACTGTTGTCAAAG ATTGCTGAGAAGGAAGTTGAGAAGGATTCCCTGGTTAACCGCTTGAATGACCTC GAGCGGAACCTGGTACCCTCCTTGAAAAAGGCTGTAAATGATGTTTCTTTGGAGAAAGATGCAGCTGTTGTTGCTAAG GAGGATGCTCTCACGCAACTAAGGAGCATGAAGAAGCGACTGAAGGAGGCTGAAGAGGAGCAATACAGG GCAGAAGAGGACTCTGCGTCATTGAGAGCACAACTAAATACCTTGCAGCAGCAAGCAATGAGCAACTCGTATAGTGGATTTCCAGTTGGTGTACCACATGAGCAGGTTCTTGCCATGGAAAAGGAGATAGAAAATTTGCAGGCTCAGTTGAAG CAAGAATCATTGCTAAGGCAACAGGATCAACAAAAGCTTTCTGAAGAATCCCTATTTAGGCAACAAGAGCAAGAAAAGTTAACTGAAGAACAATCTCGTGCTGCTTCCTTGACTgcggaaaaaaaagagttggAAGAAAAAATTGCTGCTTTGACAAAGAAAGCATCAG ATGAAGCTTCTGAATTTGCTGCACGCAAGGCATTTTCAATG GAAGATAGGGAAAAACTTGAAAGTCAGTTGCATGATATGGCCTTGATGGTTGAGAGGCTAGAGGGCAGCCGTCAAAAATTGCTAATGGAG ATTGATTCTCAATCATCAGAAATAGAAAAACTGTTTGAGGAGAACTCAGCCTTGTCTACTTCATACCAAGAAACTGTGGCTGTTACAATGCAATGGGAAAACCAG GTAAAAGATTGTCTCAGGCAAAATGATGAGCTACGCTCTCACTTAGAAAAGTTGCGACTTGAACAAGCTACTCTATTGAAAACAAGCAATACCAGTATCCAGCCAGATGGGCAAAATGAGAGCAGCATTTCAGTCCCACCAGAATTTGTAACCGAGAATCTCGCCCTAAAG GATCAGCTCATCAAAGAACAGAGCAGATCCGAGGGATTGTCGGCAGAAATAATGAAACTTTCAGCTGAACTTAGAAAAGCTGTGCAAGCGCAGAATAACCTCACACGCCT ATATAGACTTGTCTTGAGAGACATAGGGAGCAACTTAATGAAAATGAAACAAGAAACATATGCAACGATCCAGTAA
- the LOC102705988 gene encoding serine/threonine-protein kinase ATG1c-like isoform X2, with amino-acid sequence MGDRAAGGGGGSGVRRVGEYVLLRQIGSGAYARVWLGRHCTRGTEVALKEIAVERLSSKLRESLLSEVDILRRIRHPNVIALHESIRDGGRIYLVLEYCRGGDLHSYLQRHKRVSESVAKYFIQQLASGLQMLRENNVVHRDLKPQNILLVANNENSILKIADFGFAKFLEPSSLAETLCGSPLYMAPEVMQAQKYDAKADLWSVGIILYQLVTGSPPFTGDSQIQLLQNILHTREIRFPSDCNLSHGCIDLCRKLLRINSVERLTVEEFVNHSFLAEHALERTLSRTPSDIRDGLPFNNSSPTRPSSQSSQDDCMPFPLDDEPTSQDESPVPENKSAIKSYGFAISKRLDKTSGQSLSKQASLISKYIKGSNCSPSIQHLDHPRRIKENKVDGGHNPKGYPEDQEYVFVSGPRPEGSSSMNDSQQRNMPSKYDYSSHSPPKSQTAVSAPRPINGMANRQQSGGTGSLDSHCSPVSGTSQGSADLNDAMDQPPSDCLTRVRLLEQYASTTAELVKEKIKDGKHLEAFSIQLVVLATWKQAIYICNTYASLATRESPSHDITAKGFSSDATHLFANSQLVNDTYMEIERQFLVQMEYAEELASTIGQTIDATEMPDAIEIIFQTALQLGRDGGVAEMMGKSTSAMVLYSKAVSMLRFLLIEAPSLALNPPLSLTRDDRRRLRTYIEAVNARLVPLQYQRH; translated from the exons ATGGGGGACCGCgccgcgggtggcggcggcgggagcggcgtgCGACGGGTGGGGGAGTACGTGCTGTTGAGGCAGATCGGGTCGGGGGCGTACGCGCGGGTCTGGCTCGGGCGGCACTGCACGCGGGGCACTGAGGTGGCCTTGAAGGAGATCGCCGTAGAGCGGCTTAGCAGCAAGCTCCGCGAGAGCCTCCTGTCCGAGGTCGACATCCTCCGTCGCATTCGTCATCCAAATGTCATCGCCCTCCATGAGTCCATCAGG GATGGTGGGAGGATATATCTTGTATTAGAATACTGTCGAGGTGGTGACTTGCATTCATATCTTCAGCGGCATAAAAGGGTTTCTGAATCGGTTGCTAAGTATTTCATCCAGCAGCTAG CATCTGGTCTGCAGATGCTTCGTGAAAACAACGTGGTACATCGAGATCTAAAACCACAG AACATCCTTCTCGTTGCAAATAATGAAAATTCCATCTTGAAGATCGCGGATTTTGGATTTGCAAA GTTTCTCGAACCTTCTTCTCTAGCGGAAACACTTTGTGGTTCACCGCTTTACATGGCTCCAGAAGTCATGCAAGCTCAGAAATATGATGCAAAG GCAGATCTGTGGAGTGTTGGTATCATTTTGTATCAACTTGTTACTGGATCCCCTCCTTTTACTGGGGATAGTCAAATCCAg TTGCTGCAAAATATACTCCACACACGTGAAATACGATTTCCATCTGATTGCAACTTGAGTCACGGCTGCATTGACTTATGCAGAAAGTTACTCCGGATCAATTCAG TGGAACGTCTTACGGTTGAAGAGTTTGTAAACCATTCATTTCTTGCTGAACATGCTCTGGAGAGAACCTTGAG CCGGACACCATCGGACATAAGAGATGGCTTACCATTCAATAATAGCAGCCCTACGAGACCTTCGAGCCAAAGCTCTCAGGACGATTGTATGCCTTTTCCTCTAGATGATGAGCCAACTAGCCAGGATGAAAGTCCTGTTCCTGAGAACAAGAGTGCAATAAAGTCCTATGGGTTTGCCATAAGTAAAAGGCTTGACAAAACTTCAGGTCAGAGTCTGTCTAAACAGGCAAGTCTGATCTCCAAATATATTAAGGGAAGTAATTGTTCTCCTAGTATTCAACACCTGGACCATCCTAGGAGAATCAAGGAAAACAAGGTTGATGGAGGACACAATCCTAAAGGTTATCCAGAAG ATCAGGAATATGTCTTTGTGTCTGGACCACGCCCAGAGGGATCCTCCTCAATGAATGACTCCCAACAGCGAAACATGCCATCAAAATATGACTATTCATCTCATTCACCACCAAAGTCTCAGACTGCTGTGAGTGCACCAAGGCCAATAAATGGCATGGCAAACAGACAACAATCTGGTGGAACAGGTAGCTTGGACAGTCACTGCTCTCCAGTATCTGGCACTTCACAAGGATCTGCAGACCTCAATGATGCTATGGATCAACCACCATCTGATTGTCTTACCAGGGTTAGATTATTGGAGCAGTATGCATCTACCACAGCAGAATTGGTGAAAGAAAAG ATTAAAGATGGCAAGCACTTAGAGGCATTTTCAATTCAGCTAGTTGTTCTTGCTACCTGGAAGCAAGCAATTTACATATGCAATACCTATGCATCTTTGGCTACAAGAGAGAGTCCTTCACACGATATTACTGCTAAGGGGTTCAGTTCAGATGCTACCCATTTGTTTGCAAACTCTCAACTGGTAAATGATACATACATGGAGATAGAGAGGCAGTTTTTGGTTCAAATGGAATATGCTGAAGAACTTGCCAGCACCATAGGACAAACAATTG ATGCTACAGAAATGCCAGATGCGATAGAAATCATATTTCAGACTGCGCTACAACTAGGAAGGGATGGTGGC GTTGCTGAGATGATGGGGAAATCAACATCTGCAATGGTGCTGTACTCGAAGGCGGTATCCATGCTGCGCTTTCTCCTGATTGAGGCGCCGTCACTCGCTCTGAACCCGCCTCTGTCTCTGACAAGAGATGATCGACGCCGCCTGCGGACATACATTGAAGCCGTCAACGCTAGGCTCGTCCCGTTGCAGTACCAGCGGCACTGA
- the LOC102705703 gene encoding serine/threonine-protein phosphatase PP1, with translation MAAAPAAGGQGGGMDTALLDDIIRRLLEVRTARPGKQVQLSESEIRQLCTVSREIFLSQPNLLELEAPIKICGDIHGQYSDLLRLFEYGGFPPEANYLFLGDYVDRGKQSLETICLLLAYKIKYPENFFLLRGNHECASINRIYGFYDECKRRFNVRLWKVFTDCFNCLPVAALIDDKILCMHGGLSPDLTHLDEIKSLPRPTDVPDTGLLCDLLWSDPGKDVQGWGMNDRGVSYTFGGDKVSEFLEKHDLDLICRAHQVVEDGYEFFADRQLVTIFSAPNYCGEFDNAGAMMSVDETLMCSFQILKPAERKNKFMASNKM, from the exons atggcggcggcaccggcggcgggagggcagGGCGGCGGCATGGACACCGCCCTCCTCGACGATATCATCCGCCGGCTGCTCGAGGTGCGGACGGCGCGCCCGGGGAAGCAGGTGCAGCTCTCCGAGTCGGAGATCCGCCAGCTGTGCACTGTATCCCGAGAAATCTTCCTCAGCCAGCCTAATCTCCTCGAGCTCGAGGCGCCCATCAAGATCTGCG GTGACATCCATGGTCAGTACAGTGACCTTCTAAGGCTTTTTGAGTATGGGGGTTTCCCCCCAGAAGCCAATTATCTATTCTTAGGTGACTATGTTGATAGAGGCAAACAAAGTTTGGAAACCAtatgcctcctcctcgcgtaCAAAATCAAGTACCCGGAgaacttttttcttctcaGAGGAAATCATGAGTGTGCATCAATAAACCGGATATATGGATTTTATGATGAATGCAAACGCCGATTTAATGTGCGGCTATGGAAGGTCTTCACTGATTGTTTTAACTGTCTCCCTGTGGCTGCACTAattgatgataaaatattatgcatgcatggcggcCTCTCTCCTGATCTGACACATTTAGATGAGATAAAGAGCTTGCCCCGTCCTACTGATGTACCAGATACAGGTCTACTATGCGACTTACTTTGGTCAGATCCAGGAAAAGATGTTCAAGGTTGGGGGATGAATGACAGGGGGGTATCATACACTTTTGGTGGTGACAAAGTTTCAGAATTCCTGGAAAAACATGACCTTGATCTTATTTGCCGAGCACACCAG GTTGTTGAGGATGGATATGAATTCTTTGCCGACAGGCAACTTGTCACCATATTCTCGGCTCCAAACTATTGTGGTGAATTTGATAACGCAGGTGCAATGATGAGTGTTGATGAAACTTTGATGTGTTCTTTTCAAATTCTTAAACCTGctgagagaaaaaacaaatttatggcATCAAACAAAATGTGA
- the LOC102705988 gene encoding serine/threonine-protein kinase ATG1c-like isoform X1, producing the protein MGDRAAGGGGGSGVRRVGEYVLLRQIGSGAYARVWLGRHCTRGTEVALKEIAVERLSSKLRESLLSEVDILRRIRHPNVIALHESIRDGGRIYLVLEYCRGGDLHSYLQRHKRVSESVAKYFIQQLASGLQMLRENNVVHRDLKPQNILLVANNENSILKIADFGFAKFLEPSSLAETLCGSPLYMAPEVMQAQKYDAKADLWSVGIILYQLVTGSPPFTGDSQIQLLQNILHTREIRFPSDCNLSHGCIDLCRKLLRINSVERLTVEEFVNHSFLAEHALERTLSRTPSDIRDGLPFNNSSPTRPSSQSSQDDCMPFPLDDEPTSQDESPVPENKSAIKSYGFAISKRLDKTSGQSLSKQASLISKYIKGSNCSPSIQHLDHPRRIKENKVDGGHNPKGYPEDSPIIDSLEFVDQEYVFVSGPRPEGSSSMNDSQQRNMPSKYDYSSHSPPKSQTAVSAPRPINGMANRQQSGGTGSLDSHCSPVSGTSQGSADLNDAMDQPPSDCLTRVRLLEQYASTTAELVKEKIKDGKHLEAFSIQLVVLATWKQAIYICNTYASLATRESPSHDITAKGFSSDATHLFANSQLVNDTYMEIERQFLVQMEYAEELASTIGQTIDATEMPDAIEIIFQTALQLGRDGGVAEMMGKSTSAMVLYSKAVSMLRFLLIEAPSLALNPPLSLTRDDRRRLRTYIEAVNARLVPLQYQRH; encoded by the exons ATGGGGGACCGCgccgcgggtggcggcggcgggagcggcgtgCGACGGGTGGGGGAGTACGTGCTGTTGAGGCAGATCGGGTCGGGGGCGTACGCGCGGGTCTGGCTCGGGCGGCACTGCACGCGGGGCACTGAGGTGGCCTTGAAGGAGATCGCCGTAGAGCGGCTTAGCAGCAAGCTCCGCGAGAGCCTCCTGTCCGAGGTCGACATCCTCCGTCGCATTCGTCATCCAAATGTCATCGCCCTCCATGAGTCCATCAGG GATGGTGGGAGGATATATCTTGTATTAGAATACTGTCGAGGTGGTGACTTGCATTCATATCTTCAGCGGCATAAAAGGGTTTCTGAATCGGTTGCTAAGTATTTCATCCAGCAGCTAG CATCTGGTCTGCAGATGCTTCGTGAAAACAACGTGGTACATCGAGATCTAAAACCACAG AACATCCTTCTCGTTGCAAATAATGAAAATTCCATCTTGAAGATCGCGGATTTTGGATTTGCAAA GTTTCTCGAACCTTCTTCTCTAGCGGAAACACTTTGTGGTTCACCGCTTTACATGGCTCCAGAAGTCATGCAAGCTCAGAAATATGATGCAAAG GCAGATCTGTGGAGTGTTGGTATCATTTTGTATCAACTTGTTACTGGATCCCCTCCTTTTACTGGGGATAGTCAAATCCAg TTGCTGCAAAATATACTCCACACACGTGAAATACGATTTCCATCTGATTGCAACTTGAGTCACGGCTGCATTGACTTATGCAGAAAGTTACTCCGGATCAATTCAG TGGAACGTCTTACGGTTGAAGAGTTTGTAAACCATTCATTTCTTGCTGAACATGCTCTGGAGAGAACCTTGAG CCGGACACCATCGGACATAAGAGATGGCTTACCATTCAATAATAGCAGCCCTACGAGACCTTCGAGCCAAAGCTCTCAGGACGATTGTATGCCTTTTCCTCTAGATGATGAGCCAACTAGCCAGGATGAAAGTCCTGTTCCTGAGAACAAGAGTGCAATAAAGTCCTATGGGTTTGCCATAAGTAAAAGGCTTGACAAAACTTCAGGTCAGAGTCTGTCTAAACAGGCAAGTCTGATCTCCAAATATATTAAGGGAAGTAATTGTTCTCCTAGTATTCAACACCTGGACCATCCTAGGAGAATCAAGGAAAACAAGGTTGATGGAGGACACAATCCTAAAGGTTATCCAGAAG ATTCCCCTATCATTGATTCATTAGAGTTTGTAGATCAGGAATATGTCTTTGTGTCTGGACCACGCCCAGAGGGATCCTCCTCAATGAATGACTCCCAACAGCGAAACATGCCATCAAAATATGACTATTCATCTCATTCACCACCAAAGTCTCAGACTGCTGTGAGTGCACCAAGGCCAATAAATGGCATGGCAAACAGACAACAATCTGGTGGAACAGGTAGCTTGGACAGTCACTGCTCTCCAGTATCTGGCACTTCACAAGGATCTGCAGACCTCAATGATGCTATGGATCAACCACCATCTGATTGTCTTACCAGGGTTAGATTATTGGAGCAGTATGCATCTACCACAGCAGAATTGGTGAAAGAAAAG ATTAAAGATGGCAAGCACTTAGAGGCATTTTCAATTCAGCTAGTTGTTCTTGCTACCTGGAAGCAAGCAATTTACATATGCAATACCTATGCATCTTTGGCTACAAGAGAGAGTCCTTCACACGATATTACTGCTAAGGGGTTCAGTTCAGATGCTACCCATTTGTTTGCAAACTCTCAACTGGTAAATGATACATACATGGAGATAGAGAGGCAGTTTTTGGTTCAAATGGAATATGCTGAAGAACTTGCCAGCACCATAGGACAAACAATTG ATGCTACAGAAATGCCAGATGCGATAGAAATCATATTTCAGACTGCGCTACAACTAGGAAGGGATGGTGGC GTTGCTGAGATGATGGGGAAATCAACATCTGCAATGGTGCTGTACTCGAAGGCGGTATCCATGCTGCGCTTTCTCCTGATTGAGGCGCCGTCACTCGCTCTGAACCCGCCTCTGTCTCTGACAAGAGATGATCGACGCCGCCTGCGGACATACATTGAAGCCGTCAACGCTAGGCTCGTCCCGTTGCAGTACCAGCGGCACTGA
- the LOC102706733 gene encoding probable mannose-1-phosphate guanylyltransferase 1 — protein MKALILVGGFGTRLRPLTLSVPKPLVDFGNKPMILHQIEALKEVGVTEVVLAINYQPEVMLNFLKDFESKLGIKITCSQETEPLGTAGPLALAREKLADGSGDPFFVLNSDVISEYPFAELIQFHKSHGGEATIMVTKVDEPSKYGVVVMEEETGKVERFVEKPKVFVGNKINAGIYLLNPSVLDRIELKPTSIEKEVFPRIAADNGLFAMVLPGFWMDIGQPRDYITGLRLYLDSLRKKAPAKLASGAHVLGNVLVHETAVIGEGCLIGPDVAVGPGCVVEAGVRLSRCTVMRGARVKKHACISSSIIGWHSTVGMWARVENMTILGEDVHVCDEVYSNGGVVLPHKEIKSSILKPEIVM, from the exons ATCGAAGCTCTGAAAGAAGTTGGAGTTACAGAAGTTGTTCTGGCCATCAATTATCAGCCTGAG GTCATGCTTAACTTTCTCAAGGATTTTGAGAGCAAGCTTGGTATCAAGATCACCTGCTCGCAGGAGACAGAGCCACTGGGAACCGCCGGCCCACTGGCCCTGGCACGCGAAAAGCTCGCGGACGGCTCCGGCGACCCTTTCTTCGTCCTCAACAGCGACGTGATCAGCGAATACCCGTTCGCCGAGCTCATCCAGTTCCACAAGTCCCATGGCGGCGAGGCCACGATCATGGTCACTAAG GTCGACGAGCCTTCCAAGTACGGCGTGGTGGTCATGGAGGAGGAGACCGGCAAGGTGGAGCGCTTCGTGGAGAAGCCCAAGGTGTTCGTCGGCAACAAGATCAACGCCGGCATATACCTGCTCAACCCGTCGGTGCTGGACCGCATCGAGCTGAAGCCCACGTCCATCGAGAAGGAGGTGTTCCCGCGCATCGCCGCCGACAACGGCCTGTTCGCCATGGTCCTACCGGGGTTCTGGATGGACATCGGGCAGCCGAGAGACTACATCACCGGCCTGAGGCTGTACCTCGACTCCCTGAGGAAGAAGGCGCCCGCCAAGCTCGCGTCGGGCGCGCACGTCCTGGGCAACGTGCTTGTCCACGAGACCGCCGTCATCGGCGAGGGCTGCCTGATCGGGCcggacgtcgccgtcggcccCGGGTGCGTGGTGGAGGCCGGGGTGAGGCTGTCCCGGTGCACGGTGATGCGCGGCGCCCGCGTCAAGAAGCACGCGTGCATCTCCAGCAGCATCATCGGGTGGCACTCCACCGTTGGCATGTGGGCGCGCGTCGAGAACATGACCATCCTCGGCGAGGACGTGCACGTCTGCGACGAGGTCTACAGCAACGGCGGCGTGGTGCTCCCGCACAAGGAGATCAAGTCCAGCATCCTCAAGCCCGAGATTGTCATGTGA
- the LOC102706456 gene encoding digalactosyldiacylglycerol synthase 2, chloroplastic-like, whose protein sequence is MARKQHIAIFTTASLPWMTGTAVNPLFRAAYLAKAGDWEVTLVVPWLSKGDQVLVYPNKMKFNVPGEQEGYVRRWLEERIGLLPKFDIKFYPGKFSKEKRSILPVGDITQTVSDDKADIAVLEEPEHLTWYHHGQRWKSKFRKVVGVVHTNYLEYVKREKNGYIHAFLLKHINSWVTDIYCHKVIRLSAATQEVPRSVVCNVHGVNPKFTEIGELKHQQISKGEQAFFKGAYYIGKMVWSKGYTELLQLLQNHQKELSGLKMELYGSGEDADEVKASAEKLNLDVRVYPGRDHGDSIFHDYKVFINPSTTDVVCTTTGEALAMGKIVICANHPSNEFFKRFPNCHMYNTEKEFVRLTMKALAEEPIPLSEELRHELSWEAATERFVRVADIAPIMSVKQHSPSSQYFMHISPDELKKNMEEASAFFHNAISGIETARCVFGAIPNTLQPDEQQRKELGWRLQE, encoded by the exons ATGGCGAGGAAGCAGCATATCGCCATATTCACCACGGCGAGCCTGCCATGGATGACCGGGACTGCCGTCAACCCGCTCTTCCGGGCGGCTTACCTCGCGAAGGCCGGGGACTGGGAGGTCACACTGGTGGTTCCATGGCTTTCGAAGGGGGACCAGGTGCTGGTTTATCCTAACAAGATGAAATTCAATGTGCCTGGGGAGCAAGAAGGCTATGTGCGACGGTGGCTTGAGGAGAGAATTGGGCTGCTGCCAAAGTTCGACATAAAATTCTATCCTGGAAAG TTCtcaaaggagaaaagaagcaTTCTACCTGTTGGGGACATTACCCAGACTGTATCTGATGATAAAGCAGACATTGCAGTTCTTGAAGAGCCAGAGCATCTTACATGGTACCATCATGGACAAAGGTGGAAAAGCAAATTCCGAAAAGTTGTAGGCGTTGTTCATACCAATTATTTGGAATATgtcaagagagagaaaaatggaTATATCCATGCATTTCTCTTAAAACATATCAATTCCTGGGTCACTGACATCTACTGCCATAAG GTTATAAGATTATCGGCGGCAACTCAGGAAGTCCCAAGGTCTGTGGTTTGTAACGTCCATGGagtaaatccaaaatttactGAAATCGGTGAACTGAAGCATCAGCAAATATCTAAAGGAGAACAGGCATTCTTCAAGGGTGCATATTATATTGGAAAGATGGTCTGGAGTAAAGGTTACACAGAGCTGCTCCAGCTGCTTCAGAACCACCAGAAGGAATTATCCGGTCTTAAGATGGAGTTGTATGGCAGTGGAGAAGATGCTGATGAGGTTAAAGCATCAGCCGAGAAACTAAATCTGGATGTTAGAGTCTATCCTGGTCGCGACCATGGAGATTCCATATTTCACGA CTACAAGGTTTTCATTAACCCAAGCACCACAGATGTCGTATGCACAACAACTGGAGAAGCTTTGGCCATGGGGAAAATTGTGATATGTGCAAACCATCCTTCGAATGAATTCTTCAAAAGATTTCCTAACTGCCACATGTACAATACTGAGAAAGAGTTTGTGAGATTAACTATGAAAGCATTGGCTGAAGAGCCGATCCCACTGTCAGAAGAATTGAGACACGAGCTTTCCTGGGAGGCAGCGACAGAGAGATTTGTCAGGGTTGCTGATATTGCACCAATCATGTCTGTCAAGCAACATTCTCCCTCTTCACAGTATTTCATGCATATATCTCcagatgaactgaagaagaatATGGAGGAGGCATCAGCATTTTTTCATAATGCAATTTCTGGTATTGAAACGGCGCGTTGTGTTTTTGGTGCAATACCGAATACTTTGCAGCCCGATGAACAGCAACGAAAAGAACTTGGCTGGAGACTACAGGAATGA